Proteins encoded by one window of Cloeon dipterum chromosome 4, ieCloDipt1.1, whole genome shotgun sequence:
- the LOC135944484 gene encoding dnaJ homolog subfamily C member 8, protein MASSSQNTPVSTGENSTNFDSFYTEVKEIEKRDSVLTPSQQIERLMRPGSSYFNLNPFEVLQVDPEASLEEIRKKYKRLSILVHPDKNQDDADRAQEAFEVVNRSWKILESDLSRAKCMEIVEEAKGRTDLSIEEKKKKFKKDGKEYVELSPEEYKRQVYVLTMKLFADMERKRRDLEKRDMEERKRKREQEIDAEEKAKKDKEWQQNFEESRQNRVESWKTFQAGGKKKKSSEPKKVKLFKPPKHKAETR, encoded by the exons ATGGCGTCTTCCAGTCAAAACACTCCTGTTTCGACAGGCGAAAACTCGACAAACTTCGATTCGTTTTATACAGAAGTAAAAGAGATCGAGAAGCGGGACTCAGTGTTGACGCCTTCCCAGCAGATCGAGCGACTGATGCGCCCCGGCTCCAGCTACTTCAACCTGAACCCCTTCGAGGTGCTGCAAGTGGACCCTGAAGCGTCGCTGGAAGAGATCAGGAAGAAGTACAAACGGCTGTCCATCCTGGTACATCCGGACAAGAACCAGGACGATGCTGATAGAGCGCAGGAGGCCTTCGAGGTCGTCAACCGGTCGTGGAAAATTCTCGAGAGCGACTTGTCAAGAGCAAAATGCATGGAAATCGTCGAGGAGGCCAAGGGCCGGACAGATTTGTCCATcgaggagaaaaagaaaaaattcaagaaggaTGGAAAG gaaTACGTCGAGTTGAGCCCGGAAGAATACAAACGGCAGGTTTACGTGCTGACAATGAAGTTGTTTGCAGACATGGAACGCAAGAGGCGGGACCTTGAAAAGCGGGACATGGAGGAGCGAAAAAGAAAGCGTGAGCAAGAAATCGATGCCGAGGAAAAAGCGAAGAAGGACAAAGAGTGGCAGCAAAATTTCGAGGAGTCTCGGCAGAATAGGGTGGAAAGCTGGAAAACCTTTCAAGCCGgtggcaaaaagaaaaagtcgTCAGAGCCTAAAAAGGTCAAGCTGTTCAAACCTCCGAAGCACAAAGCTGAAacgagataa